GGAGCAAATGAGAGTGTAATTCGTCAGCTAGAGATGATAGGTAGCGTTGACAGGGTAGATGAATTTATAGCAAGAGCAAAAGATAAAAATGACAGTTTTAAATTAATGGGTTTTGGTCATCGTGTCTATAAAAATTTTGATCCACGTGCAACAATACTTAAAAATATTCGCAATGATCTTGTTAACGAGCTAGATATAAGCAGTCAATTGATTGACGTTGCTAACAAAATAGAAGAGATTGCATTAAGTGACGAATATTTTATAAGTAGAAATTTATACCCAAATATTGATTTTTATTCTGGTCTTATTTTACAAGCACTTAAAATTCCCAAAGAGATGTTTGCAGTTATATTTGTAATTGGAAGAACACCAGGCTGGATTGCCCAATGGAGTGAATTAAATAGACAAAAAAGTGTTAAAATTGCTCGTCCTCGTCAACTTTACACTGGTCCATTAGACAGAACTCCAAAATATTAATATTTTGGAGTTTCTTAGTTTTTTATAAGCTGTGTTCTATTACTTAATATATGAACAACAATAATCTGTTACTGTTTTAATCTTTAAATCAAAAGATGAGTTTGCACCGATCTCAAAAGTTTCCGGTGTATTTAAAGTCTTCCAATCTTCGTTAGGAAGTCTAATTTCTAGCTCACCACTTAACATCTCCATTATTTCTGCTTCATTTGTTCCAAAAGTATATTCACCAGGCAACATAACCCCAAGAGATTTTATTGAACCATCTTCAAACTCAATTGTTCTACTAGTAACTTTACCGTCATAGTATATATTTGCTTCTTTTTTAAGACTTACGTTTTTAAAATCTGACATTATTTAATTTCCTTCTTTTATAACAATTTTAACATAATTTTAATTTAACTTTGACATTTTTTTAACCTCAATGATTAATTCCTTTTGTCTTTCATAAACATATTCCATAAGCATTGAGTCATCATTAGAATCTTCATCTAAATCACAAACAACCTTACAATAACCATCTGTATCTTTAGCTGTATTCATAATAACTTCTGCACCTAATTTTAGCTGCATATAACCATTATCAGATTTAGAGTTTGGAATATTAAAAACCAGTAAAACATCCCTTGACTTGATACTTTCAATTTTCTCTGTATATTTCACTTTAAAAGCAATTGACTTAATTGATAAGTCACATATATTTCCGTTAATTGTAATTCCATCTAACAGCATTGATATTGGTATTTTACTTGATGTTGTTACCCTCGCGTACTTTCTAGAATTTGCATTCGTTTTTAAAAATGTGAAATTTTCCAAAATTGCAATTCTTTTTTTTAAATCTATCTGTTTTATATCTGCTCGTATATCATATATAAAACTACTTGATTGTAAAACTGTTTCTTGCTCTATTTTCATAACAACACCTTGAAGCTGTTCAAAATTTACATATACAGTATCATTTGTTATTTTAACAATTTTTGATGGAGTATTAATAACCAATCCATTATAAATATTAAGCAATCTAAACTCTATTTCATCTTCAAACGCATCATCTAAAAGATTTTTTTCACTGACGAAAACTTGTGTATTGCTAGTGTGTTTAAGATAATCACTATGCATCTCTTTATGTGTAAAGTTTTTACTTTTTATTTTATCAAATGTAATAAGGATATCACCAAAATCTAGACTATTTAAATTAAATGTGAATACATCTATGAGTGGTTTATATTTTTGATTAGCAATATAATTTAATACTCTAATATGAAAATCATCTGCTATATCATTTATATCTTCAAAATGCATATTTTCAAAAAGTATCACATAATAATTTCTATCTAATTGAGAAAAAATGATTTTTTTTTCTAGTGCTGATTCCATAAATGATAATAATTTACCAAATAAATCTTCTAAATCTACAACATTTAAATCTTTTTGTAATTTTTCTATATTTTCTATACTTATTGTTATACAAGAGAGTTGTTTATGTGTAATATTACTTTGAATGAGTTTTTCTTTAAGCAGTTCTACAAAACTAACCCTGCTGGATATAAAATTTAACTGTCTAGATATTGAAGTGTCTAAATCTACATGTATTATTTTATCGTTATTATTTATACTTATACTCTCTAATATACACTTCTTTTTTCTATTAGAATTATCAACAATTGATTTTTTTATAACTATGTCTTCTTTTAAAAGTTCTTTAATATCAAGCCCGTATGAGATGTTTTCTTTAAACATTTCAAAATTATCACATTCAAAAAAATTTAATAATTGATTACTTACATATTCTAAACTACTGTTTTTATAAATCATAAAATTTTCTGATTGTATAGCTATATTTCCAAGTAAACGTTCTAAAACATCTTGTAAGTAAATTTTTCTATCTGCTTTTATTTTTATGATTGCTTTATCAGTATTTTGATTTTGGGTTATTATATCTTTTGCACCGAGCAAGTATGTTAATTGAAAAAATATTAGATTATATTTTTTTGGAATAAGAAAATATATTAGTGAATTTGTTTTTTCTTTAAATAGATTTTTCAATTTAATTGATATATCTTTATCTGCCTCATCCAACTCTATTACGTAAATATCATAGACACTAATTATTTTAATATTATCAATATCTAAAGAAACACTATTTTCAAAAGAGTCTAAAATTTTTTTAACATGTACTGACGATGATGTTTTAAAGTATAAATGGCAAAGACTCAATAACTCTCCTTAAATAACAAAAAGCAATATTTTTTGAATTAAATTATATCAAAATAAAATAATTATGACATTAGTTTTACTCTTTGTGAATGTGTTATAGCAACTGCTATAGCATCTGTAATATCAAGTGGCTTAATCTCTTTTTTTATATTTAAAAGACGCTTTACCATAAATGCCACTTGCTCTTTTGCTGCTTTTCCATTTCCAGTCAGAGATTTTTTTACTTGTAATGCTGTATATTCACTGAATTGTCCAAATTGTTGAAGTATTGTTAACATAATTGCTCCACGAAATTGGGCTAATTTTATAGTAGTTTTAGGATTATGAGCATAAAATATATCTTCCATAGCCACTTCGTCAATAGTGTGATTATTAAAAATACTTTCAAAAGCTTCAGCCATCTGTGGGATTTGAAATTGCAGTTCATCTGCTTTTATTTTTATAAGCCCGGCCTCAATAAGTGAAATTTTTCCTTTTTCTAAAGAGATAAGAGCATAACCCATATTCCTTGTACCTGGGTCTATTCCGAGAATTATCATTATATTCCTAATATATATTTTAAATTATAAAATATTATATACAAATAATTCGAATAAATAACTTTTTAATAATTAAGCATATATATAAATCATTTATTCACATAATCACATTGATGTTATTCACATAGTTTTAACTATATTTATGTAAAAAATTGATATTATTCACATATAAATTATTAAATAGGATTTTAT
The sequence above is drawn from the Candidatus Sulfurimonas baltica genome and encodes:
- a CDS encoding pyrimidine/purine nucleoside phosphorylase; the encoded protein is MSDFKNVSLKKEANIYYDGKVTSRTIEFEDGSIKSLGVMLPGEYTFGTNEAEIMEMLSGELEIRLPNEDWKTLNTPETFEIGANSSFDLKIKTVTDYCCSYIK
- the ruvC gene encoding crossover junction endodeoxyribonuclease RuvC; its protein translation is MIILGIDPGTRNMGYALISLEKGKISLIEAGLIKIKADELQFQIPQMAEAFESIFNNHTIDEVAMEDIFYAHNPKTTIKLAQFRGAIMLTILQQFGQFSEYTALQVKKSLTGNGKAAKEQVAFMVKRLLNIKKEIKPLDITDAIAVAITHSQRVKLMS